In Serratia liquefaciens ATCC 27592, the genomic stretch TTGCGCAAGCAGCCCAGGCTCAGCGCATCGCTGCCGGAAGCTTCCGTGACCTGAGTCGGATAGTCGTCTTCTTCGCTCAGTTGGATATCGTCTACCTGCTCCAGCTCGCTGCGCGCTTCTTCCGCAGAAATTGGGCGCAGCGCTTCCAGATGCACCACCTGCGCATGGCCGTAAAACACCGGCGACTGCACGCAGCTCACCGAGATCGGCAGCCCTTCGTCCTGCAGCACTTTACGCACCTGGTCGACGATCAACCGTTCCTCGCGCACGCTGCCCTGCTCGTCGGTCATCAACGGCAGCAGGTTGAACGCCAGCTGCTTGGCAAACACGCCCGGCTCGGCCGGAATGCCGTTCAGCAGGCGCGCACTCTGACCGGCCAAATCGTCTACCGCCACTTTTCCGCGGGCAGAGACCGACATCAGGGTGGTGACGTGCAGACGGGAAAGCCCGGCCTGTTCGGTCAAAGGTTTGATGGCCGTCAGCAGTTGGCTGACCATGCTGTCGGCCACGGCGACGATATTACGATTACGGTAATCCGCCAGCACCTGCGGGTTAACCCCCGGTACCACCAGCGGAACGTCCGGCTCCAGCGCAAACAGGCCACTGGTGTCGATCACCAGGCAGCCCATATTGCCGGCTTCTTCCGCATAGCGGGCCGAGGCTTCGCTACCGGCGACGAAGAACGCCAATTGGGCCTGTGACCAGTCGAATTCTTCCGTTTTTTGCACCAGAACCGATTTGCCATTGAAGCGCACCGTGGCACCGGCACTGCGTTCGCTGGCCAAAGGATAGAGTTCGCCCACCGGGAACTGGCGTTCCTGTAACAATTCCAGCAACGCTTCACCTACCGCGCCAGTGGCGCCAAGCAGAGCGATATTCCAGCCGTCAGACATTGGGTTTCTCCAGAGTATTTTTCAAATGCAGATGGGCGACTGATTCGCCGCCCTGATAACAAAATTAGTCACTGTGGCTTAAGAAAGCCTTACGCGATCGAAAAGCCCAGCTTGTGCAGCAGCTCCGCACT encodes the following:
- a CDS encoding aspartate-semialdehyde dehydrogenase produces the protein MSDGWNIALLGATGAVGEALLELLQERQFPVGELYPLASERSAGATVRFNGKSVLVQKTEEFDWSQAQLAFFVAGSEASARYAEEAGNMGCLVIDTSGLFALEPDVPLVVPGVNPQVLADYRNRNIVAVADSMVSQLLTAIKPLTEQAGLSRLHVTTLMSVSARGKVAVDDLAGQSARLLNGIPAEPGVFAKQLAFNLLPLMTDEQGSVREERLIVDQVRKVLQDEGLPISVSCVQSPVFYGHAQVVHLEALRPISAEEARSELEQVDDIQLSEEDDYPTQVTEASGSDALSLGCLRNDYGIPEILQFWSVADNVRFGGALMAIETAERLVQEQMY